Proteins encoded by one window of Pseudomonas tructae:
- the mobA gene encoding molybdenum cofactor guanylyltransferase MobA: MPAAAPCSILILAGGRGQRMGGQDKGLLYWQGQPLVAHIHAVVRPLSDDLIISCNRNQERYRPYADQLVGDTEADFPGPLAGVLAGLAVARHDWLLVLACDAPLIDQALILELMNLANDRQEPAMIRQGGYWQPMFSLIPCALRADFQQAWEEGDRGVQRTLRKHPVRALECAEGDRRLSNFNTPDLLQP; the protein is encoded by the coding sequence ATGCCCGCCGCCGCCCCCTGCTCCATCCTCATCCTCGCCGGCGGTCGCGGCCAGCGCATGGGCGGCCAGGACAAAGGCCTGCTCTACTGGCAAGGCCAGCCGCTGGTTGCCCACATCCACGCCGTGGTGCGCCCACTAAGCGACGATTTGATCATTTCCTGCAACCGCAACCAGGAGCGCTACCGGCCCTATGCCGACCAACTGGTGGGTGATACCGAAGCGGACTTTCCCGGGCCGCTGGCCGGGGTGTTGGCGGGGCTTGCGGTGGCGCGGCATGACTGGCTGCTGGTGCTGGCCTGCGATGCGCCGTTGATCGACCAGGCACTGATCCTTGAGCTGATGAACCTGGCCAACGACCGGCAGGAACCGGCGATGATCCGTCAGGGCGGTTACTGGCAGCCGATGTTCAGCCTGATACCCTGCGCCTTGCGCGCTGACTTTCAGCAGGCCTGGGAAGAAGGCGACAGAGGGGTGCAACGGACCTTGCGCAAGCACCCGGTGCGGGCGCTGGAGTGTGCCGAGGGGGATCGGCGTTTGAGCAATTTCAATACTCCGGATTTGCTGCAACCCTGA
- a CDS encoding efflux RND transporter permease subunit: protein MPQFFIDRPVFAWVVALFILLAGALAIPQLPVAQYPDVAPPQVEIYAVYPGASAQTIDDSVVSLIEEELNGADNLLYFSSQSSLGSATVTATFEPGTNPDLAQVDVQNRLKVVESRLPRPVTQQGLQVEKVSTGFLLMVTLTAMDGSLDEVTLSDFLARNVMNEIRRLKGVGKAQLYGSERAMRIWIDPAKLIGFNLTPDDVNDAIAAQNAQVAPGSIGDLPGAGSQEITANVVIKGQLSTVQEFQDIVLRANPDGSTVTVGDVARVEIGSQEYQYGTRLNGKPTSAFSVQLSPGANAMETATLVQAKLDELSRYLPPGAKFDIPYDTSPFVKVSIQQVITTLLEAMALVFAVMFLFLQNIRYTLIPTLVVPVALMGTFAVMLSLGFSVNVLTLFGMVLAIGILVDDAIVVVENVERIMSEEGLEPREATKKAMSQISGAIVGITVVLVAVFLPMAFMKGSVGVIYQQFSVSMAVSILFSAFLALSLTPALCATLLKPIAQGSHHEKTGFFGWFNRRFESLTNGYQRWVIQALKRSGRYLLVYLVLVAGLVYGFSQLPSSFLPTEDQGYTITDIQLPPGASRARTEQVAAQIEAHNASEPGVGNSTLILGFSFSGNGQNAALAFTTLKDWSERGSDDSAQSIADRANAAFSQLKDAIAYSILPPPVDGLGTSSGFEFRLQDRGGLGHAGLMAARDQLLAAAEKSPVLVNVRESALAESPQVQLEVDRKQANALGVSFADIGNVLNTAVGSNYVNDFPNQGRMQRVVVQAEGDQRSQVDDLLKIHVRNSSGKMVPLSAFVQAKWITGPVQLTRYNGYPAIAVSGEPAPGYSSGEAMNEVQRLVDQLPLGMGLEWTGLSLQERLSGAQAPILMGLSLLVVFLCLAALYESWSIPTSVLLVVPLGVLGAVLAVSLRGMPNDVFFKVGLITLIGLSAKNAILIIEFAKSLVDEGHDLVDATVQAARLRLRPIVMTSLAFILGVVPLAIASGASSASQQAIGTGVIGGMLSATLAVVFVPVFFVVVMRLTGKRQAKAQASAPVASDS, encoded by the coding sequence GCCGACAACCTGCTCTACTTCAGCTCGCAAAGCAGCCTGGGCAGCGCCACCGTCACCGCCACCTTCGAGCCGGGCACCAACCCGGACCTGGCCCAGGTCGATGTGCAGAACCGCCTGAAAGTGGTCGAGTCGCGCCTGCCGCGCCCGGTGACCCAGCAAGGCCTGCAGGTGGAGAAAGTCTCCACCGGCTTCCTGCTGATGGTGACCCTCACCGCCATGGACGGCAGCCTCGACGAAGTCACCCTGAGCGATTTTCTCGCCCGTAACGTGATGAACGAGATCCGCCGCCTCAAGGGCGTCGGCAAGGCGCAGCTGTATGGCTCGGAACGGGCCATGCGCATCTGGATCGACCCGGCCAAGCTGATCGGCTTCAACCTCACCCCCGATGACGTCAACGACGCCATTGCTGCGCAGAACGCTCAGGTGGCGCCGGGCAGCATCGGCGATCTGCCGGGCGCCGGCAGCCAGGAAATCACCGCCAACGTGGTGATCAAGGGCCAGCTCAGCACCGTCCAGGAGTTCCAGGACATCGTCCTGCGCGCCAACCCCGATGGCTCCACCGTGACCGTAGGCGATGTCGCCCGGGTGGAGATCGGCAGCCAGGAATACCAGTACGGCACGCGCCTCAACGGCAAGCCTACCAGCGCCTTCAGCGTCCAGCTGTCGCCCGGTGCCAATGCCATGGAGACCGCGACCCTGGTCCAGGCCAAGCTCGACGAGCTGTCGCGTTACCTGCCGCCGGGCGCCAAGTTCGACATCCCCTACGACACCTCGCCGTTCGTCAAGGTCTCGATCCAGCAGGTGATCACCACCCTGCTCGAAGCCATGGCCCTGGTGTTCGCGGTGATGTTCCTGTTCTTGCAGAACATCCGCTACACCCTGATCCCGACCCTGGTGGTGCCGGTGGCGCTGATGGGCACCTTCGCAGTGATGCTGTCGCTGGGTTTCTCGGTCAACGTGCTGACCCTGTTCGGCATGGTCCTGGCCATCGGTATCCTGGTCGATGACGCCATCGTCGTGGTCGAGAACGTCGAGCGGATCATGAGCGAGGAAGGCCTGGAGCCGCGCGAGGCGACGAAAAAGGCCATGAGCCAGATCAGCGGTGCGATCGTCGGCATCACCGTGGTGCTGGTCGCGGTGTTCCTGCCGATGGCCTTCATGAAAGGCTCGGTGGGGGTGATCTACCAGCAGTTCTCGGTGTCGATGGCGGTGTCGATCCTGTTCTCGGCGTTCCTCGCCCTGAGCCTGACCCCGGCCCTGTGCGCGACCTTGCTCAAGCCGATCGCCCAGGGCTCGCACCACGAAAAAACCGGCTTCTTTGGCTGGTTCAACCGCCGCTTCGAAAGCCTGACCAATGGCTACCAGCGCTGGGTGATCCAGGCGCTCAAGCGCAGCGGTCGTTACTTGCTGGTCTACCTGGTGCTGGTGGCCGGGCTGGTGTACGGCTTCAGCCAGTTGCCCTCCTCGTTCCTGCCCACCGAAGACCAGGGCTACACCATCACCGATATCCAGCTACCGCCGGGAGCCAGCCGCGCCCGCACCGAACAGGTGGCAGCGCAGATCGAGGCGCATAACGCCAGCGAACCGGGTGTGGGTAACAGCACGCTGATTCTTGGCTTCAGCTTCTCCGGCAACGGCCAGAACGCGGCCCTGGCCTTCACCACCCTCAAGGACTGGTCCGAGCGCGGTAGCGATGACAGTGCCCAGTCGATTGCCGACCGCGCCAACGCCGCCTTCAGCCAGCTCAAGGACGCCATTGCCTATTCGATTCTGCCGCCGCCGGTGGATGGCCTGGGCACCTCCAGCGGTTTCGAGTTCCGCCTGCAGGACCGTGGCGGCCTGGGCCATGCCGGGCTGATGGCCGCGCGTGACCAGTTGCTGGCCGCTGCCGAAAAGAGCCCGGTGCTGGTCAACGTGCGTGAAAGCGCCCTGGCAGAAAGCCCGCAGGTGCAGCTGGAAGTCGATCGCAAACAGGCCAACGCCCTGGGCGTGTCGTTTGCCGATATCGGCAATGTGCTCAATACCGCGGTGGGCTCGAACTACGTCAACGACTTCCCCAACCAGGGGCGCATGCAACGGGTCGTGGTACAGGCCGAAGGCGATCAGCGCAGCCAGGTCGACGACCTGCTGAAGATCCACGTGCGCAACAGCAGCGGCAAGATGGTGCCCCTGTCGGCGTTCGTCCAGGCCAAGTGGATCACCGGCCCCGTGCAACTGACCCGCTACAACGGCTACCCGGCCATTGCCGTGTCGGGCGAGCCGGCGCCGGGCTACAGCTCCGGTGAGGCGATGAACGAGGTCCAGCGCCTGGTCGACCAGTTGCCACTGGGGATGGGCCTGGAATGGACCGGTCTGTCGCTGCAGGAGCGCCTGTCCGGCGCCCAGGCACCGATCCTCATGGGCCTGTCGCTGCTGGTGGTGTTCCTTTGCCTGGCGGCGTTGTACGAGAGCTGGTCGATCCCGACCTCGGTGCTGCTGGTGGTGCCACTGGGCGTGCTGGGCGCGGTGCTTGCGGTGAGCCTGCGCGGCATGCCCAACGATGTGTTTTTCAAGGTCGGCCTGATCACCCTGATCGGTCTGTCGGCGAAGAACGCCATCCTGATCATCGAGTTCGCCAAAAGCCTGGTCGATGAGGGCCATGACCTGGTCGATGCCACCGTGCAGGCCGCACGTTTGCGCTTGCGCCCGATCGTCATGACCTCGCTGGCGTTCATCCTCGGCGTGGTACCGCTGGCCATTGCCAGCGGTGCCAGCTCGGCCAGCCAGCAAGCGATCGGCACCGGGGTTATTGGCGGCATGCTCAGCGCCACCCTGGCGGTGGTGTTCGTGCCGGTGTTCTTCGTCGTCGTGATGCGCCTGACCGGCAAGCGCCAGGCCAAGGCCCAGGCCTCTGCTCCGGTCGCCAGCGACAGCTGA